One stretch of Candidatus Bathyarchaeia archaeon DNA includes these proteins:
- a CDS encoding glycosyltransferase family 4 protein: MSTASLTQVNNNSEINVCMCTHVWLGVYNGGVERIESFARALSKKGVNVYIIDRVASKSLSALINDKDTYREVKNGKMLIHLYPRHMIFLFPGILKFFQEALNQIFRITGKTIKSEVFYSQILDLYLMLKLFFVCKKENITVIQSEYPYSLFSAFVIGKLLNIPIVYDAHNVESERLKSLNSGKLQTALTRKIEIKSCNLCNAVFTVSSDDKRILQAMGISGKKMTIIPNSIELDKCTF, translated from the coding sequence ATGAGTACAGCAAGCTTAACGCAAGTTAATAACAATTCTGAAATCAATGTTTGTATGTGTACACATGTTTGGTTAGGTGTATACAATGGGGGAGTGGAAAGAATAGAAAGTTTTGCGAGAGCCCTTTCAAAAAAGGGTGTTAACGTATATATAATTGATCGCGTAGCCAGTAAGTCTTTGTCTGCATTGATTAATGACAAAGACACATATCGTGAAGTAAAAAATGGGAAAATGCTTATTCATCTTTATCCTCGTCATATGATTTTCCTCTTTCCTGGTATACTAAAATTCTTTCAAGAAGCTTTAAATCAAATATTTAGAATAACAGGAAAGACTATTAAGTCTGAGGTTTTTTATTCGCAAATACTTGACCTATATCTAATGCTGAAGCTTTTCTTTGTTTGCAAGAAAGAGAACATAACTGTCATACAAAGTGAATATCCTTATTCCCTATTCTCTGCTTTTGTAATCGGTAAATTGCTTAATATCCCTATAGTGTATGATGCTCACAACGTTGAATCTGAACGGCTAAAAAGTTTGAACTCGGGAAAATTGCAGACAGCACTTACAAGAAAAATCGAAATTAAATCTTGTAATTTGTGCAATGCAGTTTTTACTGTATCCTCAGATGACAAAAGGATACTTCAAGCAATGGGAATCTCGGGAAAAAAAATGACGATAATCCCTAATTCGATAGAGCTTGATAAGTGTACCTTTTGA
- a CDS encoding NAD-dependent epimerase/dehydratase family protein: protein MDRILVTGGGGFIGSHLSRYLRQQGHFVRIVDIKFDDYMEDAYYDEKMNLDLRVWDNCLKATEGMDKVYNLAANMGGIGFITEIGAEVMHDNVLINTHMLEAARINNVKRYLYTSSACIYPTYRQTNPNLPGLKEEDAYPADPDNFYGWEKLYTEKLCEAYQRDYGMTIRVLRYHNIYGPEGTYKGGREKSPAALCRKIAEAPDPGEITIWGDGKQSRSYCYVDDAVQGTITLMESDFAKPINIGSDRLVTINQLADIIAAIAGKKISKKHDLNAAQGVRGRNADLTLVKEALHWEPKVTLEEGLTKTYSWIKSMVEKDKAA from the coding sequence ATGGATCGCATATTAGTTACTGGTGGTGGTGGCTTCATAGGAAGTCACCTATCTCGATATCTGCGGCAGCAAGGACATTTCGTTCGAATAGTCGATATAAAATTCGACGACTACATGGAAGATGCATATTACGATGAAAAAATGAACCTTGACCTGCGAGTATGGGATAACTGCCTCAAAGCAACAGAAGGAATGGACAAAGTTTACAATCTCGCTGCAAACATGGGTGGAATTGGTTTTATCACTGAAATTGGTGCCGAAGTAATGCATGACAATGTTTTGATAAACACCCATATGCTCGAGGCCGCAAGAATTAATAACGTAAAAAGATACCTCTACACATCATCTGCTTGTATTTATCCCACCTACCGTCAAACAAATCCTAACCTGCCCGGCCTGAAAGAAGAAGATGCCTATCCAGCTGACCCCGACAATTTCTATGGCTGGGAAAAACTCTACACTGAGAAACTCTGTGAAGCTTATCAACGCGATTACGGTATGACGATTCGCGTTCTCAGATATCACAACATCTACGGTCCTGAAGGAACATACAAAGGTGGACGAGAAAAATCACCGGCAGCGCTATGTAGAAAAATTGCTGAGGCTCCTGACCCTGGCGAAATTACCATTTGGGGAGACGGAAAGCAGTCCCGAAGTTATTGTTATGTTGATGATGCTGTTCAGGGAACTATAACGCTGATGGAATCTGATTTTGCCAAACCAATAAACATCGGTTCTGACAGGCTTGTAACGATAAATCAGCTTGCTGATATCATCGCAGCAATTGCTGGGAAGAAAATATCTAAGAAACACGATTTGAACGCTGCTCAAGGTGTACGAGGTAGAAACGCTGATTTGACTTTAGTGAAAGAAGCTTTGCATTGGGAGCCTAAAGTGACGCTGGAGGAAGGTTTGACCAAAACCTACAGCTGGATAAAATCGATGGTCGAAAAAGATAAAGCTGCTTAA
- a CDS encoding DUF1616 domain-containing protein, translating to MRLIGYKIGLFSVGLIGILLLASPVLSNVIHLPPEEQFSELYLLGPNQKAQDYPYNIDSGQNYSIYIGVGNRLGSAAYYAVNLKLLNETDSLPNATVSSPSPLQSLYTYQFLLPKNQSVELPLAFSFSGVYERENQSSIRSMSINNNNIEVNKAAIWNSNSTAFTYRLLVELWAYNAKNGAVEYDNRYVYLQLNLTSTLP from the coding sequence ATGAGGCTCATTGGATACAAAATTGGGCTCTTTTCAGTTGGTCTAATTGGTATATTGCTCCTTGCCTCACCCGTATTAAGCAACGTAATACACCTGCCGCCAGAAGAACAGTTCTCCGAACTTTACCTTCTAGGTCCAAACCAAAAAGCCCAAGACTACCCCTACAACATTGATTCAGGACAAAACTATTCAATCTATATTGGAGTTGGAAACCGTTTAGGGTCCGCGGCGTACTATGCGGTAAATTTAAAGTTATTAAATGAAACTGATTCTCTGCCTAATGCAACCGTAAGCAGTCCAAGTCCATTGCAGTCTCTTTACACCTATCAATTTTTGCTACCAAAGAACCAGAGTGTTGAGCTACCCTTAGCCTTCTCTTTTTCGGGGGTCTATGAAAGAGAAAATCAGTCTTCAATCAGAAGTATGTCCATAAACAACAACAATATTGAGGTCAACAAAGCTGCGATATGGAATTCAAATAGCACCGCTTTTACTTATCGCCTTTTAGTGGAATTGTGGGCTTATAACGCTAAAAATGGCGCAGTTGAATACGATAATCGTTATGTGTATCTTCAGCTCAATTTGACAAGTACCTTACCTTAA
- a CDS encoding glycosyltransferase family 4 protein has product MRKNLKIALVSGEYPPSSLGGVSTVCYDLAQGLSKNGVDTTVFCGKADKITSEKVNNHLEVVRMPIIRAPPRHLWFPLQNLGPLIGALKRFDIIHCIDTRAAGVLAYFRKNWQGTFVVHVHGCGHCETKAFLDSPLFSWSPGEFVYQVLEYPLNEFLVNASLHHADHAIVCSTARVDEMKRRNPELDYRKVSVIYNGIHLDNIQLDPKAKENECSVLYWGRLFYNKGIMQLIKAMALVKEEFPNVTLDVCGRGPLEAVLKSLTDNLGLKKNVRFHGYVTKEFLTKKIQGTTLITLPSIYEGQPVAVLEALANRKPIVVFDYPFAREYIIDCHNGLIAKACDVKDLAEKICLGLSDKKLRAKLSQNAYQQVSKNHNWDTLIKKYIELYQKLA; this is encoded by the coding sequence TTGCGTAAAAATTTGAAAATTGCTTTGGTCTCAGGTGAGTATCCGCCATCTTCTCTTGGTGGTGTATCAACTGTCTGCTATGACCTTGCCCAAGGTCTTTCGAAAAATGGGGTTGACACCACAGTCTTTTGTGGAAAAGCCGACAAAATCACCTCTGAAAAAGTCAATAACCACTTAGAAGTTGTTCGTATGCCTATAATTAGGGCGCCTCCTCGGCATTTGTGGTTTCCTCTTCAAAATCTGGGGCCTTTGATTGGTGCCTTAAAACGGTTCGACATAATTCACTGTATTGACACCCGCGCTGCTGGTGTGTTGGCTTATTTTAGGAAAAACTGGCAAGGCACGTTTGTTGTTCACGTTCACGGATGTGGACATTGTGAAACTAAGGCTTTTCTGGATTCACCTCTTTTTTCTTGGTCGCCAGGAGAATTTGTTTACCAAGTCCTCGAGTACCCTCTAAATGAATTTCTTGTCAACGCAAGCTTGCACCATGCAGACCATGCTATAGTTTGCAGCACTGCGCGAGTTGACGAGATGAAAAGGCGAAATCCCGAGTTAGACTACCGTAAAGTTTCAGTAATCTATAATGGTATTCATTTAGATAATATTCAATTAGATCCGAAAGCCAAGGAGAACGAATGCTCAGTACTCTATTGGGGTCGATTATTCTACAACAAAGGTATCATGCAACTGATAAAAGCCATGGCACTTGTCAAGGAAGAGTTTCCTAACGTTACTCTTGACGTCTGTGGCAGAGGTCCACTGGAAGCCGTATTAAAATCTTTAACGGATAACTTGGGGCTGAAAAAAAACGTTAGATTTCACGGGTACGTTACAAAAGAATTCTTAACGAAAAAAATTCAAGGGACAACCCTTATTACCCTTCCAAGTATATACGAAGGTCAACCAGTTGCAGTCTTGGAAGCCCTTGCAAACAGAAAGCCTATAGTAGTTTTTGATTATCCTTTTGCTCGTGAATACATAATAGATTGTCACAATGGTCTAATTGCTAAAGCATGCGACGTTAAAGACCTTGCTGAAAAAATCTGTTTAGGTTTGTCCGATAAGAAACTTCGAGCAAAGCTAAGCCAAAATGCATATCAACAAGTAAGTAAAAACCACAACTGGGACACCTTAATCAAGAAGTATATAGAGCTGTATCAGAAATTAGCATAG
- a CDS encoding GDP-mannose 4,6-dehydratase — MKKMKTTMKDRNILVTGGAGFIASHLVDSLIEEGANVTVIDDLSNGKMENVNKKAKFTLGSIRDSETVMECLCDVDLVFHLAANTGTKETSMGFNDPFEEMKVNAEGTVKVLKGVKDYNPSIRIVYASSAAVYGEPQYTPVDELHPKEPVSPYGISKLAGEKYLSAYMKSFGVKPVMGRIFNTYGPRQSRYVIHDFIKKLNADPTQLEVLGNPSNMRDYAYVSDTVNALKLLAEKGEIGEIYNIAGGNPITIENLAKLVIEQVGLTGKTVIKFTGSSWKGDITKMVADITKIKTLGFQPQVSLETGVKNTVNWFRDHN, encoded by the coding sequence ATGAAGAAAATGAAAACCACCATGAAAGACCGAAATATCCTTGTTACTGGAGGAGCAGGCTTTATTGCCTCTCATCTGGTTGATTCTTTAATCGAAGAAGGCGCAAATGTAACCGTCATAGATGACTTATCAAACGGAAAAATGGAAAACGTAAACAAAAAAGCAAAGTTCACTTTAGGTAGCATACGTGATTCAGAAACAGTCATGGAGTGTTTGTGCGATGTTGACTTAGTTTTCCATTTAGCCGCTAACACAGGAACCAAAGAAACTAGCATGGGCTTTAATGACCCCTTTGAAGAGATGAAAGTCAATGCTGAGGGCACAGTGAAAGTCCTCAAAGGCGTCAAAGACTACAATCCATCTATTCGGATAGTTTATGCTTCATCAGCAGCGGTTTATGGTGAACCCCAATACACTCCCGTTGACGAACTACACCCAAAAGAGCCAGTATCCCCCTACGGTATAAGCAAACTTGCAGGAGAAAAGTACCTGTCCGCTTACATGAAGAGTTTCGGGGTTAAACCCGTCATGGGAAGAATATTCAACACCTACGGGCCAAGACAGTCACGTTATGTTATTCACGATTTCATCAAGAAACTAAATGCAGATCCCACACAGCTAGAAGTTCTCGGCAACCCTTCAAACATGCGCGACTACGCCTACGTGTCCGATACCGTTAACGCGCTCAAGCTTTTGGCTGAAAAGGGCGAAATTGGAGAAATCTACAACATAGCCGGCGGTAATCCAATCACAATTGAAAACCTTGCTAAACTGGTTATCGAGCAGGTCGGTTTAACTGGTAAAACAGTAATCAAGTTTACAGGTTCCTCGTGGAAGGGTGACATAACAAAAATGGTGGCGGACATTACAAAGATAAAAACTTTGGGCTTTCAACCACAAGTTAGCCTGGAGACTGGCGTTAAGAACACAGTTAACTGGTTCAGAGATCACAACTAA
- a CDS encoding glycosyltransferase family 2 protein, whose translation MMEKGAEATPLTHVIIAALNEEHGIGLTIAEMQAHINCSVLVVDGNSTDRTVEVAKNLGAEIAFQNGKGKGDALAKAIECSNLDVDYIVITDADFTYPAEHIPQMIAILQENPRVGMVCGNRFTENLDTKALHTVFHLGNRLIAFTHSFLNGVQMKDPLTGLRVVRAEILKDWVVKSKGFDIEVELNHLVERKGYQIVEVPIGYRERVGEKKLKVKHGMDILKRIMLETTQ comes from the coding sequence ATGATGGAGAAAGGAGCAGAGGCAACTCCCTTAACGCACGTTATTATTGCTGCCCTGAATGAAGAACACGGTATTGGACTTACCATTGCTGAGATGCAAGCCCACATCAACTGTAGTGTTCTTGTCGTTGATGGCAACAGTACTGACCGAACCGTAGAGGTTGCCAAGAATCTAGGCGCAGAAATAGCATTTCAAAACGGCAAAGGCAAAGGAGATGCATTAGCCAAAGCAATCGAATGTTCAAACTTAGATGTTGACTACATAGTTATAACAGACGCCGACTTCACTTACCCCGCCGAGCACATCCCACAAATGATCGCCATTCTTCAAGAGAACCCGCGCGTCGGCATGGTCTGCGGAAACCGTTTCACAGAAAACTTAGACACTAAAGCATTGCACACAGTGTTTCATTTGGGAAACCGGTTGATTGCCTTCACTCACAGTTTCCTTAATGGCGTTCAAATGAAAGACCCCTTAACTGGCTTGCGCGTAGTGCGTGCAGAAATTCTCAAAGACTGGGTCGTAAAATCCAAAGGTTTTGACATTGAAGTTGAACTTAACCATCTAGTCGAACGTAAAGGATATCAAATCGTAGAAGTGCCAATTGGCTACCGGGAACGCGTGGGCGAAAAGAAACTTAAAGTCAAACATGGCATGGACATTCTCAAACGAATAATGCTCGAAACAACCCAATAA
- a CDS encoding Gfo/Idh/MocA family protein: MTKSTKYLLHFPLYSKTIARFVKMAPTITDKLNIAVIGLGKMGIMHACLLNVLPNVTVSALCDKSRLMRKIAERTFRDSTVTDDLEKLADLNLDAVFVLTPIPSHYSIIKEIYEKKIANNVFVEKTLSSKLAQSQELVKLADHNKSVNMVGYMKRFAVTFNHAKNLLDQHVLGELISFDAYAFSSDFADVPEGSVVSKARGGALEDLGSHVADLATWFFGDLTVSTAKIDSKVAPDSVDSAYFKVETSNALAGTFEVSWCKNGYRMPEFGLSITGNKGSLTVNDDEVALKLNQEEPKKWYRQSLGDNVGFMLGGSEYFREDETFVKAIVNKAHIDSDFENGKRVDRLLEDVRSKAYA; the protein is encoded by the coding sequence TTGACCAAATCAACAAAATACCTTCTTCATTTTCCACTCTATAGCAAGACAATAGCAAGGTTTGTGAAAATGGCGCCGACGATAACTGACAAACTGAATATTGCCGTCATAGGTTTAGGCAAAATGGGTATAATGCATGCATGTCTGCTTAATGTTCTTCCAAACGTGACAGTCTCCGCATTATGCGATAAAAGTCGATTAATGCGAAAAATTGCAGAACGCACATTTCGTGACTCCACAGTTACTGATGACTTAGAAAAACTTGCAGATTTAAATTTGGACGCCGTTTTTGTTCTAACACCTATTCCTTCACACTATTCTATAATTAAAGAGATCTACGAGAAGAAGATAGCGAACAATGTTTTTGTTGAAAAAACTCTCTCCTCAAAACTTGCACAATCACAAGAATTAGTTAAACTTGCAGATCATAACAAAAGTGTTAACATGGTGGGTTACATGAAGCGTTTTGCTGTAACCTTCAATCATGCAAAAAACCTCCTTGACCAGCATGTGTTGGGCGAATTGATTTCATTTGATGCTTATGCATTTTCATCCGATTTTGCGGATGTACCTGAAGGCTCGGTGGTATCAAAAGCGCGCGGTGGTGCCCTTGAAGACCTTGGATCTCACGTCGCTGACTTAGCAACATGGTTTTTTGGGGATTTAACAGTGTCAACAGCAAAAATAGACTCAAAGGTTGCTCCTGATTCAGTGGACTCGGCATACTTCAAGGTCGAAACTTCTAATGCACTGGCAGGAACATTTGAAGTTTCTTGGTGTAAAAACGGTTACCGAATGCCTGAATTTGGTCTTTCGATTACTGGAAATAAAGGTTCATTGACAGTTAACGACGACGAAGTTGCCCTTAAACTGAATCAAGAAGAACCCAAAAAATGGTATCGGCAGAGTTTAGGCGATAATGTTGGATTCATGCTTGGTGGCTCGGAGTATTTCCGAGAAGACGAAACATTTGTCAAAGCAATAGTAAACAAAGCACATATCGACTCAGATTTTGAAAATGGCAAACGTGTAGATCGTCTGCTTGAAGATGTAAGGAGTAAAGCGTATGCCTAA
- a CDS encoding glycosyltransferase family 4 protein, which yields MKVCFLAPELYPIWGGGGTYAVGLLKYLPKDVEIHVLATQRLVPEDKSVKDESLSFGDNVNIKILAKGKDTFFSQANFQRLCYKWIPRLHKEHHFDVIHGQHQPMSDILLKLASKKLCYLTTVHETFSRRNSAIKKSNVGFGGFESSERWMLTFAPFLEGLEKAYMKKSSAFISPSGWMKNVLSEDFGARKSNIQVVYNGVDHRKFSPNVKRSEFIESIYNNAGGPIVLFSGRMISTKGVHVLVKAMPYILREVKDAHFVFTGGGNSQLYRQMIQQMHIPQRNYNFVGYIRDFNDIPGLYSIASVFVAPTLYENFPFRVLENMSCQKPVVASRIVGIPEMITDEFNGLLVPPSDPKALANKIVEVLSDKSLANKLSQNARRTIEEQFTFQKFADETKAAYHWAKNNFSA from the coding sequence ATGAAAGTTTGTTTTTTAGCACCTGAACTTTACCCCATATGGGGCGGCGGCGGTACATACGCTGTAGGCTTACTCAAATATCTCCCAAAAGATGTTGAAATTCATGTCCTCGCAACGCAAAGGTTAGTTCCTGAAGACAAAAGCGTCAAAGATGAATCTTTATCATTCGGCGATAACGTAAACATCAAAATCTTAGCAAAGGGCAAAGACACCTTTTTTTCTCAGGCGAACTTTCAGAGGCTTTGCTATAAATGGATTCCACGCCTACATAAAGAACACCATTTTGATGTTATTCACGGACAACACCAACCTATGTCTGATATTTTACTCAAACTCGCCTCCAAGAAATTATGCTACTTGACAACAGTGCATGAAACTTTTTCAAGGCGTAATAGTGCAATCAAGAAATCTAATGTTGGCTTCGGAGGCTTTGAATCTTCCGAACGGTGGATGCTTACTTTTGCGCCCTTCTTAGAAGGGCTTGAAAAGGCTTACATGAAGAAGTCATCGGCGTTTATTTCTCCATCTGGCTGGATGAAGAATGTTTTATCCGAGGATTTTGGCGCAAGGAAGTCAAATATACAGGTTGTGTATAATGGTGTTGACCACCGAAAGTTCAGCCCCAATGTGAAACGCTCCGAATTCATCGAGAGCATATACAACAACGCCGGCGGTCCCATCGTTTTGTTTTCTGGCAGAATGATCTCCACCAAAGGTGTGCACGTTTTAGTGAAGGCTATGCCGTATATACTACGTGAAGTTAAGGATGCGCACTTCGTGTTTACGGGTGGCGGTAATTCACAACTTTACCGACAAATGATACAGCAGATGCATATCCCTCAACGTAATTACAATTTTGTTGGGTACATTCGGGATTTCAACGATATACCTGGTCTTTACTCCATAGCTTCCGTTTTCGTTGCCCCTACTCTATACGAGAATTTCCCTTTCAGAGTTCTTGAAAACATGAGTTGCCAAAAACCAGTAGTTGCTTCCCGAATAGTTGGTATTCCCGAAATGATAACAGACGAATTTAACGGGCTGCTTGTTCCGCCTTCTGACCCTAAAGCTTTGGCGAACAAAATCGTTGAAGTGTTGTCGGATAAATCTCTTGCAAATAAACTTAGTCAAAATGCCCGTAGAACAATAGAAGAACAATTCACATTCCAAAAGTTTGCTGACGAAACAAAAGCAGCGTATCACTGGGCTAAAAACAACTTCAGCGCGTAA
- a CDS encoding winged helix-turn-helix domain-containing protein: MFGKNRDKLSIVAAILEVAHSGATKTRIMYTANLSFKLVEKYLNRIVCFGFLEVRDSTYVLTDKGLVFLKKYRTYHEHFLKVKQLCEALEVEREMLINLCAPSMVDESEKSVLDAN; encoded by the coding sequence ATGTTCGGAAAAAACCGTGATAAGCTAAGCATTGTTGCAGCCATTCTAGAGGTTGCGCATTCAGGTGCTACAAAAACCCGAATTATGTACACGGCAAATCTGAGTTTCAAGCTTGTGGAAAAATATTTGAATCGAATTGTATGTTTTGGCTTTCTTGAGGTTCGCGATTCAACCTACGTCTTAACTGACAAGGGATTGGTTTTTCTAAAAAAATACCGCACTTATCATGAACATTTTCTGAAAGTCAAACAGCTTTGTGAGGCATTAGAGGTCGAACGTGAAATGTTGATTAACCTTTGTGCGCCCTCGATGGTTGATGAATCAGAAAAGTCCGTTTTGGACGCAAATTAG
- a CDS encoding FxLYD domain-containing protein, producing MKKTTAAVLLTLLAISVFCASVTTDAYAKPEDVQILSYSWYTYPASSYSQGAFIVVGEVQNVGITNLDGVRIMGIVYTSDGQPQAESMCQAFVEDMLPQQKAPFYMYFDVNNAYSGNMTWMDLVDHVDLTVVYANDTETQPDTNLVVLGNASYTDPSRNGLYTVTGIIKNNGVQPSKNLVWAVTTFYDSSGTVIGVNQTASPHMKTSLAPNATFAFTATPVDYTLLSGQVASFSILVQSRQIAVASPTPTPTQSANPSPTPTTAITQQPTQPPQGQPSTDAGSSQEWLYALVGAVAGAVAVIVVMVVFRKKK from the coding sequence TTGAAAAAAACAACAGCAGCGGTACTTTTAACATTATTAGCCATAAGCGTTTTTTGTGCCTCAGTGACTACAGATGCCTACGCAAAACCTGAAGATGTACAAATTCTAAGCTATAGCTGGTATACTTATCCTGCTTCAAGTTACAGTCAAGGCGCATTCATCGTGGTTGGCGAAGTGCAAAACGTTGGCATAACAAACTTAGACGGCGTTCGAATAATGGGCATCGTTTACACTAGTGATGGGCAACCTCAAGCAGAGTCAATGTGCCAAGCTTTTGTAGAGGATATGCTTCCTCAACAAAAAGCGCCCTTTTACATGTACTTTGATGTGAACAATGCGTACAGCGGCAACATGACTTGGATGGACCTGGTAGACCATGTTGACCTTACCGTTGTCTATGCAAATGACACTGAGACTCAGCCAGACACGAATCTTGTAGTTTTAGGCAATGCATCCTATACTGACCCCAGTCGCAATGGTCTTTACACGGTCACTGGAATTATCAAAAATAATGGAGTGCAGCCAAGTAAAAATCTGGTGTGGGCAGTTACAACGTTCTATGATTCTTCAGGAACGGTCATAGGGGTTAATCAAACTGCTTCACCACATATGAAAACGTCGCTAGCTCCTAACGCCACGTTTGCATTCACCGCTACACCTGTAGACTACACTCTACTTTCAGGACAGGTTGCCAGCTTTTCAATTTTAGTTCAAAGTCGCCAAATAGCCGTTGCAAGCCCCACCCCAACACCGACCCAGTCAGCCAATCCTTCACCAACGCCCACAACTGCCATCACCCAGCAGCCAACGCAGCCACCGCAAGGTCAACCGTCAACTGATGCAGGTTCGTCTCAGGAGTGGCTGTATGCCTTGGTTGGCGCGGTTGCGGGGGCAGTCGCAGTCATTGTGGTTATGGTTGTGTTCAGAAAGAAGAAGTGA
- a CDS encoding tRNA (adenine-N1)-methyltransferase, whose translation MVHTTKEKNNQLTSQKIAEGDNILLYLDLRRTYMIKVQAGQTFHTHKGYVKFDDLIGKEFGSTFKSSLGINFTVLKPQLTDYILKSQRNTQIIYAKDAALIVMFSGIGPGSRVVESGTGTGALTTALAHYVQPTGKIYSYDIRPEGQKTAEKNLTRSGHIDYVELKLKDVVTGIDERDVDAVVLDMAVPWLVVPQAYEALKPSGTIVSFSPTIDQVVKTVEALKENNFLNIETFECIMRNMQTERGKVRPQTLMTGHTGYITHARKVTKPQEPETEQQESPSLQDTSEESEPTIE comes from the coding sequence ATGGTACACACAACCAAGGAGAAAAATAACCAGTTGACCTCCCAGAAAATCGCTGAAGGCGACAACATCCTACTATACCTAGACCTGCGCCGAACCTACATGATCAAAGTCCAAGCAGGACAAACCTTCCACACCCACAAAGGCTACGTTAAATTTGACGACCTCATCGGCAAAGAATTCGGCTCAACCTTCAAAAGTAGCCTAGGCATAAACTTCACCGTCCTCAAACCCCAACTCACCGACTACATCCTCAAATCCCAACGCAACACCCAAATCATCTACGCCAAAGACGCAGCACTCATCGTCATGTTCAGCGGCATCGGACCAGGAAGCCGCGTTGTCGAATCAGGCACAGGAACAGGCGCACTAACCACCGCACTTGCCCACTACGTGCAGCCCACAGGCAAAATCTACAGCTACGACATCCGCCCCGAAGGACAAAAAACCGCCGAAAAAAACCTCACCCGCTCCGGACATATCGATTATGTGGAACTTAAACTCAAAGACGTAGTCACAGGCATCGACGAACGCGATGTTGACGCCGTGGTTTTGGACATGGCTGTGCCTTGGCTTGTTGTTCCACAAGCATATGAAGCCCTCAAACCCTCAGGAACCATCGTCTCATTTAGCCCAACAATTGACCAAGTGGTCAAAACTGTTGAAGCCCTAAAAGAAAATAATTTCCTTAACATCGAAACATTCGAATGCATAATGCGGAACATGCAGACCGAACGCGGCAAAGTTCGACCCCAAACACTCATGACAGGACACACCGGCTACATAACACACGCCCGCAAAGTCACCAAACCCCAAGAACCCGAAACTGAACAACAAGAGTCGCCTTCGCTCCAAGACACAAGCGAAGAAAGTGAACCAACAATCGAATAG